taagtagctaggactacagttagGCACCTCTACGCCCAacgagtttttaaattttttatagagatgaggttttgccatgttgcccaggctggtcttgaacaactggattcaagctatcctcttgcctcggcctcccaaaatgctgagattacttTGGAAGTGCaagagccactgtgtctggcccataCTAAATATTAAGGGCAATTGTTTAAAAACATGGATTGTCATGAAGTAGTGTAACAGTTGTTAGATCTCTAAGCCAACAAACCAACTGGACTCTTTTTAAAGTCTCAAACACCCGGGCTTCTGGTTCTTTTACTGCATTACCTTATTTTGAGCAAGGCTCTTACTCTGCTCTTTTTCTGGTGCTTTACAGGAAATGTAAGGAGGTAACAAATGTTATGAAGTTCTTGGCATATTTCAGAGGCTTATATGCACATTGAAACCTCTTTcatcataaataattttttttctttcttcccccactGTTGATAGCTACAAAACAACTAGCATCAGCCTTGACTAGCTGCACGtactagattttaaaatgtatgcttttTCGTTTTGGAGAAGATGTGATGGACCAACATtaatcattgtttttttctttacccaGCCTGGCACTTAGAAGTAAGAGGGAGAGAGTGAGCAAGAAATATATTGGTTATTTTTAGGTTCTTTATAAGAAAGATGGAGGGTGACAGTGGGTAGGGAAGAATGGGTTTGAAAAAGGCAGGCAAATAGGAAACGAAGTTATTTTTGGTGACTTCTCTAAGGTAGTTGGATAATCTAAATAAAAGACTTTATTAATTTTGGGTCTTTGAATtcataaaaagtaattttctctgTAGATGCTAATTGAGTGTGGTAAGATGTCTTGTTGCTTGAAAGTTGTATTTTCGTTGCTCTACCTGGAGAGCGTATAACAGTGCTTTTATGTTTCAGGATGCCACTGGAGTCATCCTCTTCAATGCCGCTATCCTTCCCATCTCTCTTACCCTCAGTACCACACAATACTAACCCTTCCCCTCCTCCGATGTCTTACATCACCTCCCAGGAGATGAAGTGTATTCTTCACTGGTTTGCCAATTGGTCAGGTCCCCAGCGTGAACGTTTCCTAGAGGACCTGGTAGCTAAGGCAGTGCCAGAAAAATTACAGCCATTGCTGGATAGTCTGGAGCAGCTTAGTGTGTCTGGGGCAGACCGACCACCTTCTATCTTTGAGTGTCAGCTACATCTTTGGGATCAGTGGTTTCGAGGCTGGGCTGAGCAGGAGCGCAATGAATTTGTCAGACAGCTGGAGTTCAGTGAGCCAGACTTCGTGGCAAAGTTTTACCAAGCAGTGGCTGCTACAGCTGGTAAGGACTGATAGGCATTCAGACCAAAGAAGATAACCATAGCTGATGGAGCCAAGGCCATGACTCTCTACAATGATAATTCAAATGTGTCATCTAAAGCTCTGGAACTGGTATTCAGACCAGCTGACTGAACTCACTGACCAGTATAGGCATGGTTATTTCAACAGTAATAGCATGTCAACCGGACTCCTGTTTGTAAATATTATCAATCTAAGCAATCCCGCTTATCAGTCTACTAGTTTGCTTCTTTCCAAGAGATGTCAAATCCTCAAGAATTTGATGGCTTCTTCTGCAGCTATAACCAAAAAGAACCTACACATTATAACTCAGGCCCACTGCTGGCTCATGAAGTGTGTAAAGTAGAACCCTCCTTCCCCAGAAATAAGACAGGACAATAAAAGGtggcatttttataatttacctGGATTCCATTGGCTGGTTTTACCACTCCTATCAGATTCTAGTGTAATTGTGTGATACCCAAACCATTAGTTTTCCCAGTgatgatttaataaaattatgaaaaatcagGAGAGGGAGATAATTAGTTGCTTCTTTCTCCACACTGAATCCAAATCacaatgaccttttttttttttttttaagagatgagttGTCGCTcaagtttggagtgcagtggcatgatcatcagTGAGTGTGagatcactgtaacctcaaattctaggctcaagtaatctttctgcctcagtgtcctgagtattCAGGACTACAGCCACGcaccacaatattttaaaattattttgtagatatgggggtcttgctacgttttctagtctggtcttgaattgctggcctcaagcaatccattctccccttggcctcccaaaatgctgggattacaggcgtgaaccatcataCCTGGCCTTTTTCTAAGGCATATGCATGTGATACTCTTGGAACTGGTAGCAGGTGTTCCTATTCTGTAAGTTTGCTtcataacaatattaaaacagGTGACAATTTACAGGTTGAACAGTTTATTTTTGTACCAAAATAAAGAATGGAtctttaaaactgtaaaacttcaccctttttttctttgccagGCTATATAAAATTGATAGCCGGGAAAAGGCATTCCAAAGAAAGTAGAACTTAAGTATACACAATAGATTTTCCATCCAGTTGTCTCCCAAGAAATGATTCTCTTTCTTACACCCTGTCATGTTCTGGGCAACATCACACCTCCCTTATTCCTCTAACTGGGACCCTTGTGCCGTGGAGCTCTGGTGAATGGTAAGAGGGAGATGGTCTCACAGGAAGAGTGGCTCTTTTCTGGTAGGCTGTGGTTCCCAGTACACCCACAAAGATTAGCAGCATTAGGCAGAGTCCCACGGACAGCCTTAGGTGGGTCATGGAGGGATTATGGTCCGAAGTAACCAGCAACCTAGGAACATAGAAGGTAATATTTGGCTTGGAATAATGGCTAGGCTTAGTAGATAAAGGGGCATTAccttttgtgtggtttttttttttttttttttttttttttggagacaatttcttggtctgttgcccaggctggagtgcagtggtgtgatcttggctcactgtaacctccgcctcccaggctcaagcgattctcctacctcaaccttccaagtagctgggactacaggcgcatgccgggccaccacatctggctaaggGGCTTTGCCCTTAAAGATAGAgctcattggccgggcgcggtggctcaagcctgtaatcccagcactttgggaggctgagacgggcagatcacgaggtcaggagatcgagaccatcctggctaacacggtgaaaccccgtctctactaaaaaaaaaaaaaaaaaaaaaagctcatgaaACCTCACCTCATCCAAGCATTAGGCTAAACAGGAAATCATTAAGAGGGGCTACAGAACATGAAAGTCGAAATAAGGTCAAGATCTAAGTCTTCTAGCATCTTAAATTATTGGAAGAAGAGCTAACTTGGCGGCGAGGGAAGTGGCTTAGGGGAAGAGTCAGTCTATGGTCTTTAGGTAGCTAGGCACAATCCCTAACAGTGCTTAAGAAAGGAagggggccaggagtggtggcagtggctcccagcactttgggaggcagaggcagatgggttgctttagctcaggagttcgagacaagcctgggcaacgtggtgaaactgtttctaccaaaaatacaaaaattagctggcatggtggtgtgcacctgtagtcccagctacttgggaggctgaggtgggggaatcacttgagcctagggaggttgaggccacagtgagctgacatcaccccactgcattccaacctgggtgacagagtgagaccctgtctcaaaaaaagaaaaaaaaaaaaaaggcaggggggtGGAACTAAGATCTGATCCCTGTGTTCTAGAGATGGGGGAATGTGTTATTGTATGGGAGAAGGGAGCCAGGTAGTGACATGACTGGATGATCGTGTTAGTTAGAGATCTTTGTTCTCTGAAACGCAACCCTGTCTAGGACAATATACACATGAGTGAGtgcttaataaatttaatttcaaacatCTGGACTCCATGGATTTGAAAGAAAAGTACTTGGAATATTATCTTACTTGCTGGGTTGTGTGGTAAAGTTGGCTCCTCCATGATACACTTCTAGGGGTTTTTTCTGGAGAGTCAGAGTCAGGGCCCTGTACAGCATAGCCACTGAAGGCCCTTGGCAGCCAGGAGACTTCCACATATGCACAGTAAACACCAAGCTAGTGGTAATTGATGGGCTGTGGAAATAGCACCTAAATggacatttgaatattttaatagagGTATAGTTCCTGGCAGAGTATGTGTCATGAAACAGGTGCAGGCTTAAGAGTGGGATGAACAAAAGGTCTTCAGAGGAGAGTCATCAAGTAAAGGACTTAGGGATTCTCCTTGACCCATTGTATAAATACTCAAGCTTTTACCTGCCAGTGCCACCTCTGCTCACCAAAGCGTGCAGTACTGCTTCAGCCAGCCCTTCTTGCTGTTCTTTCCCCAGACAGTGGCCTGGAGGCCCAGCTAATCCTAAAGAGAGCTGGAATAGTGGATCTGGGGTTGAAAGACTCACAGGTGGGGAAGTAACAGCATTGATACCTTCATTAGTCTGACACAGCCGACCCCGGGGACAGAAGAGAAGACCATAGTACCCAGGTATCTGCAAGGAAATATGTAGCAGGATATGGTTTTGCTTTAATTATCTGTTCAAGTCTTCTAAGGAAAATGTATTCTAGGTCAGAGTCTGGACTCAGTGGGTGCTTAGGAAAACTGTATGTACAGCAAAACAGGTTGGACAGTACCACCATACAAGTATTTCCCAACTTCTTTTTGCCAGTATGCTGCAACTATTCCTCTTATGGTACCCACCTGTATAACTTTTCCTGGAAGGCATGGAACCCAAGGTGAGCCCTCCACCTGCACCTTATAAGCTCCCCTCCCTGTGCATTGATGTAAGTAGCAGCGGCCCACGAGCTCTGCTTCCTTGAGGTGTGGGGTAAGAGAAGGATGCCTGGTCTTATCCCCAGGGAGCAGCTGTGAAGTGAGGTTGGCAAGGAAGCAACGGCTCTGGGAATGGTAGATTTCCCCATGGGGATTCTCCACCCCAGCAGGGAATCCATTTTCCTTCTTCCAGCATTCACTCTGAGGGGCAGGTCAGAAGGTAGAATAGTGTTTGTTCTGATGCCTTTGAAGTTGACTCCCTTCCGGAACCACTCAGTTTCATTGTCTGCTCTCTTGTCTACTCACCCCATTGGCTAAGGGCTTGTACATGCGGCAGCCTTCCAGCATGGGGTCTGAGGAGCAGCTTCCCTTGTCCAGATGCAGGTAGTGGCAGCCCAGCCCACTGTGTGGAATGGATGATAGAGTGACACTAGGATCACTGACCGCCGTATAGTCCCCTAACCACTCAGCACACACACCTGCCAGTACAGAAGAAGTCTGAGGAGCCAGTCCCACATGTGGTCACCAAGCCAAATTCCGGGCCAGATCCTGCTTGAGagatgagaaggaaagagagcCCTCAACAAATGAAGCCCAAACATCCTTCCGCACCAGCTATCCTCATAGCTTTGATTATACATCAGCAACAGAAACCCCTCCAGCCTCCCACTTCCCCCAGAGCTGACTTGGGTCGTGAGTGCCTCTCGCAGATCTGCCTTATTTCTCACCCTGGCCCCACAACAGCTCCTCTGCAGCGCTGTGGTTGACCTGGTACCAGCCTGAGTCTTCGAAGGCAGCGAGGGTGATTGGGTCGAGTCGAGTGCGCTGGGCTCCATCAAAGGTAGCAGTCATTAAAGAACCCTGGAGTAGTCTGGCCTCCCAGTGTGAGGACAAAAGGccctcctggaggaggtggcagatGGCTGGTTGTTACCTGGCTACTCCTTTCTTCCATTACCCCAAGGTGTTCTCATTCTCACCTCTTCTTCCAAGGGAACACCCAGTGAAGCCCCCGGCACTCCCAAGTGTTTGGCCAGGCTGAAGCTAACAGCTGGGGTGGTGAGAAGCAGTTGTCCCCACTCATCTTGCCTTGTCACTTGTTGCCTTGTAGAACAGTTCTCTCTAACTGAGTGCACAAAGGGAAGAAGGCAATATGAGGAGAGGAAAACTTAGGAAGGGTGAAGTGAAATTAGAAGGAAGGAGGTTATGAGATAGTGAATTCCCTCTGGTTGATCGTGGGAAGTCCTTAACCTCATTCCTCTCATTTACCGCTGAATCCTGAGGGGCAGTCTTGCCATTTCTTGAAGAGCTGTTCAGAGAAACCTAAGGCATGTAGCAATTCATGTAGTGTGGCCTAAGGACAAATGACAGCCCAGTAAGGGGGCCAAATTTGCAGCAGGATTGACCAAACACTCTATACCCCTCTGCCCAATCAGCTCTTCCTAGAGCTTGAGGCACCTTCTATTCCATCCTCTGTGGGTTCTTTGACTTTATGGGAAACTGAGTAACCTGGCCCCCTACCCTGCAACCTGTTTGCTTCTCCCTATTCATCATGCAGCAGTCACCATGACGATGTCACTgtggctgaggctggggctggtgAGATGTTGGGCACAGTAGACAATGGTGCCGGCGAGAGGCCTGTCTTCTGAGTCCAGCTGGCAGCAGGCAGCATAGGCTATGACAGAGGGCTGTGGATGGGCCAGGACAGGGTAGggccagaaagaagaaaagtagggtatcataaatgaaagaaatcctCTGAAAATGGAGGACCAGGGGACTCTGCAAAACTCTGCAGGAGTGGTATTGAGGGATGGCTATGGGTGGGAGTAGCCTTTACCCAAACGTTACTAACATTCCCTAAGTTATCCCAAATAAGCACAACTTAATAAAAACTgcttttggctgggcgtggtggttcacgcctgtaatcttgacactttgggaagccaaagcgggcagattgcttgagcccaacagtttgagacacagcctgggcaacatgacaaaaccccgtctctacaaaaaaatacaaaaagttagccggacatggtggtgcacgcctgtaatcctagctactcgggaggctgagatgggaggatcacctgagcccaggaggtcaaggctacagtgagctgtgattgggccactgtactccagcctcggcaacagagtgagactctgtctcaaaacaaaagcaaagcaaaacaaaacaaaacaaaaaactgcttttATGCTCCCTAACCCCCCTCATGAGATTTAAGATTGAGAGAGGCAGCGGGGAAAGGAGATTTGATTTGAACCTCACCTCTTGGTGGCACTTGGAAGTGTGAGCAACCCGCACATACAGAAGAAAATCAGTGTTTTGGACCCCAGGCCCATCTGGCTGGACCAGTTGTGGGGGACCCTGCTCTGGCCACAAGGTGTAACCACGAAGATGGGCGTCAGGAATCTGGCCGGGAGTGAAATGTTGCATTAGCAGATGGGCTGGGACAGTAGGAAACTGGGTATGAGGAGTAGGGGAGAATGAGTCTGTTTGGTCTGTCTTAGTGTAATCTAGGCAGCTGGCTAGAATACAGAGTTCTGCCCCTTCACCCCCAGTCTCTGATTTACTAAATTTTAGCAGAGAGAGGAGCTCAGGAATCTACATTGTTAAGAAGCACACTAAGTAACTCTGATGCTGGTGGTCTTGGAATGGTCATGGCAGGCTGCAGATCTCCAGATCCTTGAGACTGAGAAGTGAGCCTGCTCAGGATCCTGTCTTCCGTCCCCTTCTTCCTGGTGTACTTATTTCTGGCTTTCCTCTCTTAACCATCTGCGTATCCCCCCCCACccttatttttttcaagatatcAGTGTTGTTGACTCAATCTCACCTTTGCCCCCAGGCAACTCTCTCCTTTGTACTCTGGGTTCAAGAGGCTGCACCTATAAGAGTGAATATCTGTAGGTGAGCTGAGGACATTTCTAGGTATCCCTGAAGAAGAATTACATACATTGTCAATGACATGAACTCACCTGTGGTAGTTTGGGGTATCTG
The Theropithecus gelada isolate Dixy chromosome 7b, Tgel_1.0, whole genome shotgun sequence DNA segment above includes these coding regions:
- the C7BH14orf119 gene encoding uncharacterized protein C14orf119 homolog isoform X3 codes for the protein MPLESSSSMPLSFPSLLPSVPHNTNPSPPPMSYITSQEMKCILHWFANWSGPQRERFLEDLVAKAVPEKLQPLLDSLEQLSVSGADRPPSIFECQLHLWDQWFRGWAEQERNEFVRQLEFSEPDFVAKFYQAVAATAGKD
- the C7BH14orf119 gene encoding uncharacterized protein C14orf119 homolog isoform X2; translated protein: MTLNLSLSLRLPWKPCGKILGKFSVSPKKRVSSLGGTASCRARTEKCKRPELFWMPLESSSSMPLSFPSLLPSVPHNTNPSPPPMSYITSQEMKCILHWFANWSGPQRERFLEDLVAKAVPEKLQPLLDSLEQLSVSGADRPPSIFECQLHLWDQWFRGWAEQERNEFVRQLEFSEPDFVAKFYQAVAATAGKD
- the LMLN2 gene encoding leishmanolysin like peptidase 2; its protein translation is MVKNSKERKARNSEPGNKGTEDRIQAVSTERHRREMLLLLLLLPPLVLRVAASRCLHDETQKSVSLLRPPFSQLPPKSHSSSLTLPSSGDPQPLRIQTCYLGDHLSDGAWDPEGEGTRGVSRALAAVREATQRIQAVLAVQGPLLLSRDPARYCHAVWGDPDTPNYHRCSLLNPEYKGESCLGAKIPDAHLRGYTLWPEQGPPQLVQPDGPGVQNTDFLLYVRVAHTSKCHQEVRVSLCCRGWSTVAQSQLTVALTSWAQRRGFVMLPRLCLKLLGSSNLPALASQSVKITGPSVIAYAACCQLDSEDRPLAGTIVYCAQHLTSPSLSHSDIVMATLHELLHALGFSEQLFKKWQDCPSGFSVRENCSTRQQVTRQDEWGQLLLTTPAVSFSLAKHLGVPGASLGVPLEEEEGLLSSHWEARLLQGSLMTATFDGAQRTRLDPITLAAFEDSGWYQVNHSAAEELLWGQGSGPEFGLVTTCGTGSSDFFCTGSGLGCHYLHLDKGSCSSDPMLEGCRMYKPLANGSECWKKENGFPAGVENPHGEIYHSQSRCFLANLTSQLLPGDKTRHPSLTPHLKEAELVGRCYLHQCTGRGAYKVQVEGSPWVPCLPGKVIQIPGYYGLLFCPRGRLCQTNEGINAVTSPPVSLSTPDPLFQLSLGLAGPPGHCLGKEQQEGLAEAVLHALVSRGGTGRCYFHSPSITTSLVFTVHMWKSPGCQGPSVAMLYRALTLTLQKKPLEVYHGGANFTTQPSKLLVTSDHNPSMTHLRLSVGLCLMLLIFVGVLGTTAYQKRATLPVRPSPSYHSPELHGTRVPVRGIREV